A genomic region of Serratia fonticola contains the following coding sequences:
- the ycaO gene encoding 30S ribosomal protein S12 methylthiotransferase accessory factor YcaO — translation MTQTFIPGKDAALEDSIARFQQKLTDLGFNIEEASWLNPVPHVWSVHIRDRDCPLCFTNGKGASKKAALASALGEYFERLSTNYFFADFYLGKQIAEGDFVHYPNEKWFPIPADNSLPEGILDERLHAFYDPEQELNASDLIDLQSGNSDRGICALPFSRQSDLQTVYIPMNIIGNLYVSNGMSAGNTANEARVQGLSEVFERYVKNRIIAESISLPEIPSDVLNRYPGVVEAITKLEAEGFPILSYDASLGGNYPVICVVLFNPANGTCFASFGAHPDFGVALERTVTELLQGRSLKDLDVFTAPTFDDEEVAEHANLETHFIDSSGLISWDMFKQDADYPFVDWSFSGSTQEEFTTLMSIFDKEGAEVYIADYEHLDVYACRIIVPGMSDIYPAEDLLLANNSMGAHLRETLLQLPDSEWEPEEYLALIQQLDDEGLDDFTRVRELLGIASGKDNAWYTLRVGELKSMLALAGGDLEQALIWAEWTQEFNASIFTPERSNYYRCLQTLLLLALEPERDPAQYYTAFVKMYGQDAVDAASAAISGEERFNGLFAVDSELKALPAHQALLAAYEKLQKAKRRHWAKA, via the coding sequence ATGACGCAAACTTTTATTCCTGGCAAAGACGCTGCGCTGGAAGACTCTATTGCCCGCTTTCAGCAGAAATTAACCGATCTGGGTTTCAACATCGAAGAAGCCTCCTGGTTGAATCCGGTTCCCCATGTCTGGTCAGTGCATATCCGCGATCGCGATTGCCCACTGTGCTTCACCAATGGTAAAGGCGCCAGCAAAAAGGCCGCGCTGGCCTCTGCATTGGGCGAATATTTCGAGCGCCTGTCCACCAACTATTTCTTCGCCGATTTCTATTTGGGCAAACAGATTGCAGAAGGCGACTTCGTGCACTATCCAAATGAGAAATGGTTCCCCATCCCGGCAGACAATTCACTGCCAGAGGGGATCCTGGATGAGCGCCTGCACGCGTTCTACGATCCAGAGCAAGAACTGAATGCCAGCGATCTGATCGATCTCCAATCTGGCAATAGCGATCGCGGCATCTGCGCCCTGCCATTCTCCCGACAATCGGATCTGCAGACCGTGTATATCCCGATGAATATCATTGGCAACCTGTATGTGTCGAACGGCATGTCTGCCGGAAATACGGCCAACGAAGCCCGGGTTCAAGGCCTTTCCGAAGTGTTCGAGCGTTATGTGAAGAATCGCATTATCGCTGAATCCATTAGCCTGCCGGAAATCCCGAGCGACGTGCTGAACCGCTATCCTGGCGTGGTTGAAGCTATCACCAAACTGGAAGCCGAAGGTTTCCCAATCCTCTCTTATGATGCCTCGCTGGGTGGCAACTACCCGGTGATCTGCGTGGTGTTATTCAACCCAGCCAACGGGACCTGTTTTGCCTCCTTCGGCGCTCATCCTGATTTTGGTGTCGCTTTGGAGCGTACCGTTACCGAATTGCTGCAAGGCCGCAGCTTAAAAGATCTTGATGTGTTTACCGCGCCGACCTTCGATGACGAAGAAGTGGCCGAGCATGCCAACCTGGAAACCCACTTTATCGACTCCAGCGGCCTGATCTCCTGGGATATGTTCAAGCAGGACGCCGATTACCCGTTTGTGGACTGGAGTTTCAGCGGCAGCACGCAGGAAGAGTTTACGACGTTGATGAGCATCTTCGATAAAGAAGGTGCTGAAGTGTACATCGCCGATTACGAGCACCTGGATGTTTACGCCTGCCGCATCATTGTGCCTGGCATGTCCGACATTTATCCTGCTGAGGATCTGCTGTTGGCCAATAACAGCATGGGCGCACACCTGCGCGAAACCTTGTTGCAGCTACCTGATAGCGAATGGGAACCAGAAGAATACCTGGCGCTGATCCAACAGTTGGATGATGAAGGTCTGGACGACTTCACCCGCGTTCGTGAACTGCTGGGTATCGCTTCCGGAAAAGACAATGCCTGGTATACATTGCGTGTGGGAGAACTGAAGTCCATGCTGGCACTGGCGGGTGGCGATCTGGAGCAAGCCTTGATCTGGGCCGAATGGACTCAGGAGTTCAACGCCTCAATCTTCACGCCTGAACGCAGCAACTATTATCGTTGTCTGCAAACGCTGCTGTTGCTGGCATTGGAACCCGAGCGCGATCCTGCACAGTATTATACCGCCTTCGTCAAGATGTACGGCCAGGATGCCGTTGATGCCGCCTCTGCGGCAATCAGTGGTGAAGAGCGTTTTAATGGCCTGTTTGCCGTCGACAGTGAATTAAAAGCATTACCGGCTCACCAGGCGCTGCTGGCCGCTTACGAAAAGTTGCAAAAAGCCAAACGCCGTCACTGGGCTAAGGCATAA
- the focA gene encoding formate transporter FocA, with translation MRADNPFDMLLPAAMAKVAEDAGVYKATKHPLKTFYLAITAGVFISIAFVFYITATTGTAAVPFGLAKLVGGICFSMGLMLVVVCGADLFTSTVLTVIAKASGRITWSQLATNWLNVYIGNLFGALFFVALIWFSGQYMAANGLWGLNVLQTADHKLHHTFIEAVCLGILANLMVCLAVWMSYSGRSLMDKMFAMILPVAMFVASGFEHSIANMFMIPMGIVVKHFATPEFWQAVGATPEQFAHLTVSNFVIDNLIPVTLGNIIGGGLLVGLTYWVIYLRGGEQKH, from the coding sequence GTGAGAGCTGACAACCCCTTCGATATGCTGTTACCTGCCGCGATGGCGAAAGTTGCCGAAGACGCGGGGGTATATAAAGCCACCAAGCATCCGCTGAAAACCTTTTATTTGGCGATCACGGCTGGTGTATTCATCTCTATCGCTTTTGTTTTCTATATCACCGCAACCACTGGCACCGCTGCCGTTCCTTTTGGTTTGGCCAAACTGGTGGGGGGTATCTGCTTCTCCATGGGTTTAATGCTGGTTGTCGTCTGTGGAGCAGACCTGTTTACCTCCACCGTTCTTACCGTGATAGCCAAAGCCAGTGGCCGTATTACCTGGAGTCAACTAGCGACCAACTGGTTAAACGTCTATATTGGTAACCTGTTTGGTGCTCTGTTCTTTGTCGCTCTGATCTGGTTCTCCGGCCAATATATGGCAGCTAACGGCTTGTGGGGCCTGAACGTTTTACAAACTGCCGATCACAAGCTGCATCACACCTTCATTGAGGCTGTCTGTCTCGGCATTCTGGCTAACCTGATGGTCTGCCTGGCCGTATGGATGAGTTACTCCGGCCGTAGCCTGATGGACAAGATGTTCGCCATGATCCTGCCGGTGGCCATGTTTGTTGCCAGTGGTTTTGAGCACAGTATCGCCAACATGTTTATGATCCCTATGGGTATAGTGGTTAAACACTTTGCCACGCCAGAGTTTTGGCAAGCCGTAGGGGCAACACCTGAGCAATTTGCTCATCTGACAGTAAGCAACTTTGTTATCGACAACCTGATCCCCGTCACCTTGGGTAACATCATTGGTGGTGGTCTGCTGGTTGGGTTGACTTACTGGGTAATTTATCTGCGTGGTGGCGAACAGAAGCATTAA